One genomic segment of Erythrolamprus reginae isolate rEryReg1 chromosome 2, rEryReg1.hap1, whole genome shotgun sequence includes these proteins:
- the EIF3G gene encoding eukaryotic translation initiation factor 3 subunit G gives MPTGDYDSKPSWADQVEEEGDDDKCITSDLLKDIPLTDVLSEKPAVTVTVEPELIKGEPLPPPKEVVNGNIKTVTEYREEEDGHKVKIIRTFRIETRKASKAVARRKNWKKFGNSEFDAPGPNVATTTVSDDVFMTFITSKEDLNCQEEEDPMNKLKGQKIVSCRICKGDHWTTRCPYKDTLGPMQKELAEQLGLSTGEKEKLPGEPEPVQAQQSKTGKYVPPSLRDGASRRGESMQPNRRADDNATIRVTNLSEDTRETDLQELFRPFGSISRIYLAKDKTTGQSKGFAFISFHRREDAARAIAGVSGFGYDHLILNVEWAKPSTN, from the exons ATGCCGACCGGCGACTACGA ctcCAAGCCCAGTTGGGCAGATcaagtggaagaagaaggagatgaTG ATAAATGCATTACCAGTGACCTACTTAAAGATATTCCCCTGACAGATGTGTTGAGTGAAAAACCAGCTGTAACTGTAACCGTTGAGCCAGAACTTATCAAAGGAG AGCCACTCCCACCTCCCAAAGAAGTTGTGAATGGAAACATTAAGACAGTGACTGAGTACAGAGAAGAGGAAGATGGCCATAAGGTTAAG ATCATCCGCACCTTTAGAATTGAGACTCGAAAGGCCTCCAAAGCTGTGGCAAGGAGAAAG AACTGGAAGAAATTTGGCAACTCTGAATTTGATGCCCCTGGCCCAAATGTGGCGACTACTACTGTGAGCGATGATGTCTTTATGACTTTCATAACCAGCAAGGAG GACTTGAATTGCCAGGAGGAGGAAGACCCTATGAACAAGCTAAAAGGGCAGAAGATTGTGTCGTGCCGTATCTGCAAGGGCGACCACTGGACCACTCGCTGCCCTTATAAGGACACCCTGGGGCCCATGCAGAAGGAGCTAGCGGAGCAGCTGGGTCTTTCCACAGGCGAAAAGGAGAAACTCCCTGGGG AACCAGAGCCTGTTCAGGCTCAGCAGAGCAAGACTGGGAAGTACGTCCCACCCAGCCTGAGAGATGGAGCCAGTCGCAGAGGGGAATCCATGCAGCCGAATCGCAGGG CTGATGACAATGCCACCATCCGCGTCACCAACCTGTCTGAGGACACCCGGGAGACTGACCTTCAAGAGCTCTTCCGTCCTTTTGGGTCCATCTCCCGTATTTACCTGGCCAAGGACAAAACTACTGGTCAATCCAAG GGCTTTGCCTTCATCAGCTTCCACCGCCGTGAGGATGCTGCCAGGGCTATTGCAGGCGTGTCTGGCTTCGGCTATGATCACCTGATCCTAAATGTGGAATGGGCCAA ACCTTCCACCAATTGA